GGGTAAGGGGTGAGGAGGGCCCGGGCTTTCACCCCCAGGATCCGGCTTGCCCGCTCCTCCACCTCGGCCAGGGAAAGCCTCCCCAAGAGGAGCTTGAGGAGGATGTCCAGCCCCACCAAGCGGGCCAGGGCCAGGGGCCTTTTGCGCAGGGCCACCACCCGTTTGGCCAGGGGCAGGGCCTGGAAGAAGAGGGCCTTGTCCAGGAGGAGAAGGTTTCCCCCGGTGAAGGTCCCCTCCTTGAGCCGGGCGTAGGTGCGGCGGGTCTTGGGAAAGCGGGCCTCCACCGCCTCCTTGGGCACGATGGGGTAGACCAAGGCCGCTTCCGGCGCCCTCTCCAGGACGAAGCGCACCGCCTCCGGGGTCAGGTGGGGGAGGTCGGCGGTGGCCACCAACACGCGGCCTTCCACGTGGGCCAAGGCCGCCTCCAGGTTGGCGAGGAGGCTTCCTTGGTCGGGCAGGGTGAGGCGGGGAGGGGGGGTTAGCCCCGGGTTTTCCCCCACGTAAAGGGCGGAAAGCCCCGCCTGGGCCAAGGCCTCGAGGACCCACTCCGCCAGGGGTCTCCCCCGGTAGGGCACCAGGGCCTTGCTCCGCACCCCGTACCTCTTGGCCCAAGCCTCCTCTCCACCCCCTAGGACGATGGCCTCCATGCCCCCATGGTATAGGCTCGGGGCATGGAGCGCCTCCTTGCCCCCTTGGGTCTTCTCCTCACCTGGGGCCTCACCCTCTACGCCTACCCCCACCTGCCAGAACG
This sequence is a window from Thermus sp. LT1-2-5. Protein-coding genes within it:
- a CDS encoding NTP transferase domain-containing protein — its product is MEAIVLGGGEEAWAKRYGVRSKALVPYRGRPLAEWVLEALAQAGLSALYVGENPGLTPPPRLTLPDQGSLLANLEAALAHVEGRVLVATADLPHLTPEAVRFVLERAPEAALVYPIVPKEAVEARFPKTRRTYARLKEGTFTGGNLLLLDKALFFQALPLAKRVVALRKRPLALARLVGLDILLKLLLGRLSLAEVEERASRILGVKARALLTPYPEVGVDVDREEELVS